The Mycolicibacterium smegmatis genome has a window encoding:
- a CDS encoding MFS transporter, which produces MRRFFADTTPLRSPDFRRLWLAGIPTVIGANLTIFAVPVQLYALTQNSAYVGLAGLFALVPLVVFGLWGGAWADAMDRRLLLIIASVGLAVSSVLLWAQAALALNNVWLVLSMLSVQQAFYAINSPTRSAAIPRMVPGEQLPAANSLNMTVMQFGAIVGPLMAGLLLNWVDLSTLYLIDAITCLAPIWATFRLTPMPVGNAERGSARWGFGAVLEGFRYLAGNRVVLMSFVVDLIAMIFGMPRALFPQMAHESFGGPVEGGTVMALLAAAMSAGAVLGGVFSGWLPRVRRQGLAVVVAIVVWGVAMVGFGIAGGLAHGTAGLVLWIALAFLAVGGAADMVSAAFRSTILQQAASDDLRGRLQGVFTVVVAGGPRLADTLHGAAAAAVGTTVAAAGGGVLVVVGVVIAALAVPAFVRYRVTVAEPRVSRDVESDSV; this is translated from the coding sequence GTGAGACGGTTCTTCGCCGACACCACTCCGCTGCGTTCGCCGGATTTCCGGCGTCTGTGGCTGGCAGGCATACCCACGGTCATCGGCGCCAATCTGACGATCTTCGCGGTGCCGGTCCAGCTGTACGCGCTGACGCAGAACTCGGCCTATGTGGGTCTGGCGGGTCTGTTCGCGCTGGTGCCGCTGGTGGTGTTCGGCCTGTGGGGCGGTGCATGGGCCGACGCGATGGACCGCAGGCTGCTGTTGATCATCGCGTCGGTGGGGCTGGCGGTGTCCTCGGTGCTGCTGTGGGCGCAGGCCGCGCTGGCGCTGAACAACGTGTGGCTGGTGCTGTCGATGCTGTCGGTGCAGCAGGCGTTCTATGCGATCAACAGCCCAACGCGCTCGGCGGCGATCCCGCGCATGGTGCCGGGTGAGCAACTGCCCGCGGCGAATTCGCTCAACATGACCGTGATGCAGTTCGGCGCGATCGTCGGGCCGCTCATGGCCGGGTTGCTGCTCAACTGGGTCGATCTGTCCACGCTGTACCTGATCGACGCGATCACGTGCCTCGCGCCGATCTGGGCGACGTTCCGGCTCACCCCCATGCCCGTCGGCAACGCCGAGCGCGGTTCCGCGCGATGGGGCTTCGGCGCGGTGCTGGAGGGCTTTCGCTATCTCGCGGGCAACCGCGTGGTGCTGATGTCGTTCGTCGTCGACCTCATCGCGATGATCTTCGGGATGCCGCGTGCGCTGTTCCCCCAAATGGCCCACGAGAGCTTCGGCGGACCGGTCGAGGGTGGCACGGTGATGGCGCTGCTGGCGGCCGCGATGTCGGCGGGCGCGGTGCTGGGCGGGGTGTTCTCGGGCTGGCTGCCGCGCGTGCGGCGCCAGGGCCTCGCGGTGGTGGTCGCGATCGTGGTGTGGGGCGTCGCGATGGTCGGCTTCGGCATCGCGGGTGGTCTGGCGCACGGCACCGCCGGGCTGGTGTTGTGGATCGCGTTGGCGTTCCTGGCCGTTGGCGGGGCCGCCGACATGGTGTCGGCGGCGTTCCGTTCGACGATCCTGCAGCAGGCGGCATCCGACGATCTGCGCGGCCGCCTGCAGGGTGTGTTCACGGTCGTCGTCGCGGGCGGGCCCCGGCTCGCCGACACGCTGCACGGCGCGGCCGCGGCGGCGGTGGGGACGACGGTCGCGGCCGCAGGCGGCGGGGTGCTGGTGGTCGTCGGCGTGGTGATCGCCGCGCTCGCGGTGCCGGCGTTCGTGCGTTACCGCGTCACGGTCGCCGAGCCGCGAGTTTCACGGGATGTTGAATCCGATTCGGTGTGA
- the pdxH gene encoding pyridoxamine 5'-phosphate oxidase, whose product MGIPDDPAGSAPENFDLATMRVEYVEKDGCGDLDVDWLGDDPATGWLTLLQTWINDAWKAGLPDANAMVVGTVDADGRPVTRSVLCKSVDPDGITFYTNYDSAKGEHLAVNAYASATFPWYQLGRQVHVRGAVTKVSAEETAEYWSKRPRGSQLGAWASQQSRPIASRAALLEQLAEVTERFADLDEVPVPPNWGGYRIAPEVVEFWQGRENRVHNRIRVTGGRVERLQP is encoded by the coding sequence GTGGGGATACCGGACGATCCGGCGGGTTCAGCGCCGGAAAACTTTGATCTGGCGACCATGCGCGTCGAGTACGTCGAGAAGGACGGTTGCGGTGATCTCGACGTCGACTGGCTCGGCGACGACCCGGCGACCGGCTGGCTGACGTTGCTCCAGACGTGGATCAACGACGCCTGGAAGGCCGGCCTGCCCGACGCCAACGCCATGGTGGTCGGCACCGTCGACGCCGACGGAAGGCCTGTGACGCGCTCGGTGTTGTGCAAGAGCGTGGACCCAGACGGCATCACCTTCTACACCAACTACGACTCCGCCAAGGGCGAGCACCTGGCCGTCAATGCGTATGCGTCGGCGACGTTCCCGTGGTACCAGCTGGGCCGTCAGGTCCATGTGCGCGGCGCGGTGACCAAGGTGTCCGCCGAGGAGACCGCCGAGTACTGGTCGAAGCGTCCCCGCGGATCCCAGCTGGGGGCGTGGGCGTCGCAGCAGTCCCGCCCGATCGCCTCACGCGCGGCGCTGCTCGAGCAACTGGCAGAGGTGACCGAACGGTTCGCCGATCTCGACGAGGTCCCGGTGCCGCCCAACTGGGGTGGTTACCGCATCGCCCCCGAGGTCGTCGAGTTCTGGCAGGGCCGCGAGAACCGCGTGCACAACCGCATTCGGGTGACCGGCGGCCGTGTCGAACGGCTCCAGCCCTAG
- a CDS encoding citrate synthase 2 has product MAAVPDDFIAGLEGVVAFTTEIAEPDKDGGALRYRGVDIEELVDKKVTFADVWGLLVDGRFGNGLPPAEPFPLPIHSGDVRVDVQAGLAMLAPIWGYAPMLDIDDETAREHLARASVMALSYVAQSARGIYQPAVPQRTIDECPTVTARFMTRWQGEPDPRHVEAIDAYWVTAAEHGMNASTFTARVIASTGADAAAALSGAVGAMSGPLHGGAPARVLPMIEEVENTGDARAVVKGILDRGDKLMGFGHRVYRAEDPRARVLRATAQRLGAPRFEVASALEQAALAELRERRPDRAIETNVEFWAAVILDFAQVPASMMPAMFTCGRTAGWCAHILEQKRLGKLVRPSAIYVGPEPRSAEAVEGWEKIAAAGSGAA; this is encoded by the coding sequence ATGGCAGCCGTACCGGACGACTTCATCGCCGGGTTGGAAGGCGTCGTCGCCTTCACCACCGAGATCGCCGAACCCGACAAGGACGGTGGTGCCCTGCGCTACCGCGGCGTCGACATCGAGGAACTCGTCGACAAGAAGGTGACCTTCGCCGACGTGTGGGGTCTGCTGGTCGACGGCAGATTCGGCAACGGGCTACCGCCCGCCGAACCTTTCCCACTCCCCATCCACAGCGGCGACGTGCGCGTCGACGTGCAGGCCGGCCTCGCGATGCTCGCCCCGATCTGGGGTTATGCACCGATGCTCGACATCGACGACGAGACCGCCCGCGAGCATCTGGCCCGTGCGTCGGTGATGGCGCTGTCCTACGTCGCGCAGTCCGCGCGCGGCATCTATCAGCCCGCGGTGCCGCAACGCACGATCGACGAATGCCCCACCGTCACAGCACGGTTCATGACGCGCTGGCAGGGTGAGCCCGATCCCCGCCACGTCGAGGCCATCGACGCCTACTGGGTGACCGCGGCCGAGCACGGCATGAACGCCTCGACGTTCACCGCGCGCGTCATCGCCTCGACCGGCGCCGACGCGGCCGCGGCACTTTCGGGTGCGGTGGGCGCCATGAGCGGTCCGCTGCACGGCGGCGCGCCCGCGCGGGTGCTGCCGATGATCGAGGAGGTCGAGAACACCGGCGACGCCCGCGCGGTGGTCAAGGGCATCCTGGACCGCGGCGACAAGCTCATGGGTTTCGGGCACCGCGTGTACCGCGCCGAGGATCCCCGGGCCCGTGTGCTGCGGGCGACCGCTCAGCGCCTGGGCGCCCCGCGCTTCGAGGTCGCCTCGGCACTCGAGCAGGCCGCGCTCGCTGAGCTGCGCGAGCGCCGACCCGACCGCGCCATCGAGACCAACGTCGAGTTCTGGGCCGCGGTGATCCTGGACTTCGCGCAGGTGCCCGCCTCGATGATGCCCGCGATGTTCACGTGCGGGCGCACCGCGGGCTGGTGCGCGCACATCCTGGAGCAGAAACGCCTGGGCAAGCTCGTGCGCCCGTCGGCGATCTACGTGGGCCCCGAACCGCGCAGCGCCGAAGCGGTCGAGGGCTGGGAGAAGATCGCGGCAGCGGGATCGGGAGCGGCGTGA
- a CDS encoding maleylpyruvate isomerase N-terminal domain-containing protein, translating to MTIEVFASAATAFARLVRALPTFEGPGLGDWDLRALVGHASRSLVTVSAYLQNPAENADLADAVEYYAAVREHLAGADAAGVTERGVQAGRALGDDPAAEVDRLVAQALSDLEGVGDPIIKVFGGYGIRLGDYLDTRVFEVVVHSLDISRATGVPADLPQDALRSATVLAASTAVHFGDGETVLLALTGRAPLPGGFSVV from the coding sequence GTGACGATCGAGGTCTTCGCTTCGGCGGCAACGGCTTTCGCCCGGCTGGTGCGTGCATTGCCGACGTTCGAAGGCCCAGGCCTCGGCGACTGGGACCTGCGTGCACTGGTGGGGCACGCATCGCGCTCGCTGGTCACCGTCAGCGCGTATCTGCAGAATCCCGCCGAGAACGCCGACCTCGCCGACGCCGTCGAGTACTACGCCGCGGTGCGCGAACACCTGGCCGGCGCCGACGCGGCCGGTGTCACCGAGCGCGGCGTGCAGGCCGGGCGCGCCCTCGGCGACGATCCCGCCGCCGAGGTGGACCGCCTTGTCGCACAGGCACTGTCCGACCTCGAAGGTGTGGGCGACCCGATCATCAAGGTCTTCGGCGGGTACGGCATCCGGCTGGGCGACTACCTGGACACCCGGGTCTTCGAAGTCGTCGTGCACAGCCTCGACATCTCCCGCGCCACCGGGGTGCCGGCCGATCTGCCGCAGGACGCGCTGCGGAGCGCGACCGTGCTGGCCGCGTCGACCGCGGTGCACTTCGGCGACGGTGAGACGGTGCTGCTGGCGCTGACCGGTCGTGCGCCGCTGCCCGGCGGGTTCTCGGTGGTCTGA
- a CDS encoding VOC family protein produces MRINLTSVFVDDQEKGLRFYTDVLGFVLKHDVPVGVDRWITVVSPQDPDGTELLLEPSGHPAAKPFKDALVADGIPFTSFAVDDVEAEYRRLAGLGVRFTQEPVEMGPVTTAVFDDTCGNLIQIAQQD; encoded by the coding sequence ATGAGGATCAATCTGACGAGCGTGTTCGTGGACGACCAGGAGAAGGGCCTCCGCTTCTACACCGACGTGTTGGGTTTCGTTCTCAAACACGATGTTCCGGTGGGCGTCGATCGGTGGATCACCGTGGTGTCCCCGCAGGACCCCGACGGCACGGAACTGCTGCTCGAACCCAGCGGGCATCCCGCGGCCAAGCCGTTCAAGGACGCGCTGGTCGCCGACGGGATCCCGTTCACCTCGTTCGCGGTCGACGACGTCGAGGCCGAGTATCGGCGCCTGGCCGGCTTGGGCGTGCGGTTCACGCAGGAACCCGTCGAGATGGGCCCGGTCACCACCGCGGTGTTCGACGACACGTGCGGCAACCTGATCCAGATCGCGCAGCAGGACTAG
- a CDS encoding VOC family protein: protein MAIEITPAVIPHLCVDNAAAAIDFYVKAFDATELGRAPGPDGRIMHAALSINGSTVMLNDDFPEFDNGRSQTPKAFGGTPVTIHLTVTDVDAKFAKAVEAGAEVVMELADQFWGDRYGMLRDPFGHQWSMGQPVREVSPEEIAEAMKSMPG, encoded by the coding sequence ATGGCAATCGAGATCACCCCGGCCGTCATCCCCCATCTCTGCGTCGACAACGCAGCCGCAGCGATCGACTTCTACGTCAAGGCTTTCGACGCCACCGAACTGGGCCGCGCGCCGGGTCCCGACGGCAGGATCATGCACGCCGCGCTCTCGATCAACGGCTCGACGGTGATGCTCAACGACGACTTCCCTGAGTTCGACAACGGCAGGTCGCAGACCCCGAAGGCGTTCGGCGGCACACCCGTGACAATCCACCTGACGGTCACCGATGTCGACGCCAAGTTCGCCAAGGCCGTCGAGGCCGGCGCCGAGGTGGTCATGGAACTCGCCGACCAGTTCTGGGGCGACCGCTACGGCATGCTGCGCGACCCGTTCGGTCACCAGTGGTCGATGGGCCAGCCGGTCCGCGAGGTCAGCCCCGAGGAGATCGCCGAGGCCATGAAGAGCATGCCGGGCTGA
- a CDS encoding FAD-dependent oxidoreductase → MPHVITQSCCSDGSCVYACPVNCIHPSPDEPGFATAEMLYIDPDACVDCGACVSACPVGAIAPDTRLEPRQLPFVEINAAFYPKREGKLPPTSKLAPVIEAPKITRDGPLTVAIVGSGPAAMYAADELLTQRGVRVNVFEKLPTPYGLVRAGVAPDHQSTKRVTELFDRMAAQRGFTFYLNVEVGKHLTHADLLGHHHAVVYAVGAPNDRRLDIEGMDLPGTATATEVVAWINGHPDHTDLPVRLDHERVVIVGNGNVALDVARVLTSDPDALARTDISDHALAALRSSAVQEVVIAARRGPAASAFTLPELIGLTSTCDVVLDSADHDLVLRDLAQETDPLTRNKLEILAKLGDASAPITRPRIRFAYQLTPRRVLGENQVTAVEFGVTGTDEVRTLDAGLLLTSIGYRGKAIADLPFDEDASVVPNDGGRVIDPATGAPVPGAYVAGWIKRGPTGFIGTNKSCAAQTVHHLVDDYNAGALTDPPRKPSALDKLVRARQPDVVDAAGWRAIDAAEIARGGDDRPRDKFTTVPEMLAVAVTAPKPSVRQRLTASLLG, encoded by the coding sequence ATGCCCCACGTCATCACCCAGTCGTGTTGCAGCGACGGGTCCTGTGTCTACGCATGCCCGGTGAACTGCATCCATCCCTCACCGGATGAGCCGGGCTTCGCCACCGCCGAGATGCTCTACATCGATCCCGATGCGTGCGTCGACTGCGGTGCGTGCGTCAGCGCCTGCCCCGTCGGCGCCATCGCGCCCGACACCCGGCTGGAACCCAGGCAGCTGCCGTTCGTCGAGATCAACGCGGCCTTCTATCCGAAGCGCGAGGGCAAGCTGCCACCGACGTCCAAGCTCGCGCCGGTCATCGAGGCGCCCAAGATCACGCGCGATGGTCCGCTGACGGTCGCGATCGTGGGGTCCGGGCCTGCCGCGATGTACGCGGCCGACGAACTGCTCACGCAGCGTGGCGTGCGGGTCAACGTGTTCGAGAAGTTGCCGACGCCGTACGGCCTGGTGCGCGCGGGCGTGGCGCCCGACCATCAGAGCACGAAGCGCGTCACCGAGTTGTTCGACCGCATGGCGGCGCAGCGGGGCTTCACGTTCTACCTCAACGTCGAGGTCGGCAAGCACCTCACACATGCCGATCTGCTCGGCCACCACCACGCCGTGGTCTACGCCGTCGGCGCGCCCAACGACCGGCGCCTGGACATCGAGGGCATGGACCTGCCGGGAACCGCGACCGCCACCGAGGTCGTGGCCTGGATCAACGGGCACCCCGACCACACCGATCTGCCCGTGCGCCTGGACCACGAGCGCGTCGTGATCGTGGGCAACGGCAACGTCGCACTCGACGTCGCGCGCGTGCTCACCAGCGATCCGGATGCCCTGGCCCGCACCGACATCTCCGATCACGCGCTGGCGGCCCTGCGGTCCTCGGCCGTGCAGGAGGTCGTGATCGCCGCCCGCCGCGGCCCCGCGGCCTCGGCGTTCACGCTGCCCGAGTTGATCGGCCTGACCTCGACGTGCGATGTGGTGCTCGACTCGGCCGACCACGACCTGGTGCTGCGTGACCTGGCGCAGGAGACCGACCCGCTGACCCGCAACAAGCTGGAGATCCTCGCCAAGCTGGGCGACGCGTCGGCGCCGATCACGCGCCCGCGCATCCGGTTCGCCTACCAGCTCACGCCGCGGCGGGTACTCGGCGAGAACCAGGTCACCGCAGTCGAATTCGGTGTCACCGGCACCGACGAGGTGCGCACGCTCGACGCCGGCCTGCTGCTGACGTCGATCGGCTACCGCGGCAAGGCCATCGCGGATCTGCCGTTCGACGAGGATGCCTCGGTGGTGCCCAACGACGGCGGCCGAGTGATCGACCCGGCCACCGGTGCGCCCGTGCCCGGCGCGTACGTCGCAGGCTGGATCAAGCGCGGACCCACCGGGTTCATCGGCACCAACAAGTCGTGCGCGGCCCAGACCGTGCACCACCTGGTCGACGACTACAACGCAGGCGCGCTCACCGACCCGCCGCGCAAACCGTCCGCGCTGGACAAGCTCGTGCGGGCGCGGCAGCCCGACGTCGTCGACGCCGCCGGGTGGCGTGCGATCGACGCCGCGGAGATCGCCCGCGGTGGCGATGACCGCCCGCGTGACAAGTTCACCACCGTGCCGGAGATGCTCGCCGTGGCCGTGACGGCACCGAAACCTTCTGTGCGCCAACGGCTCACGGCGAGCCTGTTGGGCTGA
- a CDS encoding AurF N-oxygenase family protein gives MARTKMIRRWRRNMDVSDDTQYVDMLTTLSEGSVRRNFNPYQDINWDSPEFAVIPNDTRWVLTDTDPLGRHPWYRAQSLERQIEIGMWRQANVAKVGLHFENILIRGLMEYSFWVPNGSPEYRYCLHEAVEECNHTLMFQEMVNRIGKDVPGMPRLLRWLQPVIPLAAGPTPIPFFFGVLAGEEPIDHTQKSVLREGRKLHPIMERVMAIHVAEEARHISFAHQYLHKRVPRLRRRQRFMLSLYVPLVMRILCSAILVPPRPFWKEFDIPRSVRKEVFFRAPESRKMLRDMFSDVRMLCYDTGLMNPVAKLVWKICKIDGPPSRYRSEPQREHLVSAA, from the coding sequence ATGGCTCGGACCAAGATGATCAGGCGCTGGCGTCGCAACATGGATGTCAGTGACGACACCCAGTACGTGGACATGCTCACCACACTGTCCGAGGGGTCGGTGCGGCGCAACTTCAACCCGTACCAGGACATCAACTGGGATTCGCCGGAGTTTGCCGTGATCCCGAATGACACCCGCTGGGTGCTCACCGACACCGACCCGCTGGGCCGCCACCCGTGGTACCGGGCGCAGTCGCTGGAGCGGCAGATCGAGATCGGCATGTGGCGTCAGGCCAACGTCGCCAAGGTCGGCCTGCACTTCGAGAACATCCTCATCCGCGGGCTCATGGAGTACTCGTTCTGGGTGCCCAACGGCTCACCGGAATACCGGTACTGCCTGCACGAGGCGGTCGAGGAGTGCAACCACACCCTGATGTTCCAGGAGATGGTGAACCGCATCGGCAAGGACGTGCCCGGCATGCCGCGCCTGCTGCGCTGGCTGCAGCCCGTCATCCCGCTGGCCGCGGGCCCGACGCCCATCCCGTTCTTCTTCGGCGTGCTCGCTGGCGAGGAGCCCATCGACCACACGCAGAAGAGCGTGCTGCGCGAGGGCCGCAAGCTGCACCCGATCATGGAGCGGGTCATGGCGATCCACGTCGCCGAGGAGGCGCGCCACATCTCGTTCGCGCACCAGTACCTGCACAAGCGCGTTCCGCGCCTGCGCCGGCGCCAGCGGTTCATGCTGTCGCTGTACGTCCCGCTGGTGATGCGCATCTTGTGCTCGGCGATCCTGGTGCCGCCGCGTCCGTTCTGGAAAGAGTTCGACATCCCGCGCTCGGTGCGCAAGGAAGTGTTCTTCCGCGCGCCGGAGTCGCGAAAGATGTTGCGCGACATGTTTTCCGATGTCCGGATGCTGTGCTACGACACGGGTCTGATGAACCCGGTGGCCAAGCTCGTGTGGAAGATCTGCAAGATCGACGGGCCGCCCAGCCGTTACCGCAGCGAGCCGCAGCGCGAGCACCTGGTCAGCGCGGCCTAG
- the map gene encoding type I methionyl aminopeptidase, which produces MVDMKTKSDIDAMSAAGAVVEEALREVVANADVGRTTADLDHVAAQVLADHGATSPFLDYHPRWAPSPFPAVLCVSVNDAVVHGIPGPQVLADGDLVSVDFGAILNGWCGDAARSFVVGTPRPADLALIEATDAALAAGIEAARPGNTLGDIGHAISATVRDAGYALLADHGGHGIGHTMHEAPHVPNVGRRGEGMKLRPGLVIAIEPMLIADGTEDYVHDPDGWTLRTATGARAAHSEHTVAITDDGPRILTL; this is translated from the coding sequence GTGGTCGATATGAAGACGAAATCCGACATAGACGCCATGTCCGCGGCCGGAGCCGTCGTCGAAGAAGCATTGCGAGAGGTGGTCGCGAACGCCGATGTAGGGCGTACGACAGCCGATCTGGACCACGTCGCGGCCCAAGTTCTCGCCGACCACGGCGCCACCTCGCCGTTCCTCGACTACCACCCCCGCTGGGCGCCCAGCCCCTTCCCGGCGGTGCTGTGCGTGAGCGTCAACGACGCCGTCGTGCACGGCATCCCCGGGCCGCAGGTGCTCGCAGACGGCGACCTGGTGTCGGTGGACTTCGGAGCAATCTTGAACGGGTGGTGCGGCGACGCCGCGCGCAGCTTCGTCGTCGGCACCCCGCGACCAGCCGACCTCGCGCTCATCGAGGCCACCGACGCGGCCCTGGCCGCGGGCATCGAGGCCGCACGCCCGGGCAACACGCTGGGCGACATCGGCCACGCGATCTCGGCGACGGTGCGCGACGCGGGCTACGCGCTGCTGGCCGACCACGGCGGCCACGGCATCGGCCACACCATGCACGAGGCGCCGCACGTGCCCAACGTGGGACGACGCGGCGAGGGCATGAAGCTGCGGCCCGGGCTGGTGATCGCGATCGAGCCCATGCTGATCGCCGACGGCACCGAGGACTATGTGCACGACCCCGACGGCTGGACGCTGCGCACCGCGACCGGTGCCCGCGCCGCGCACAGTGAACACACCGTCGCGATCACCGACGACGGCCCGCGCATCCTCACTCTCTGA
- the serC gene encoding phosphoserine transaminase, which yields MAELIIPAELKPRDGRFGCGPSKVRPEQLTALAAAGDLFGTSHRQAPIKNLVGRVRDGLRELFSAPDGYEVILGNGGSTAFWDAAAFGLIEKRSLHLTYGEFSSKFASCVTKNPFIDEPIVVKTDPGTAPAPQADPSVDAIAWAHNETSTGVAVPVQRPEGSGDALVLIDATSAAGGLPVNITDVDAYYFAPQKNFAGDGGLWLAVMSPAALARIEAIKGSGRWVPDFLSLPIAVENSLKNQTYNTPAVATLILLAEQIDWLLGNGGLDWAVKRTADSSSRLYSWAEASSFATPFVTDPALRSQVVGTVDFSDDVDAAAVAKVLRANGIVDTEPYRKLGRNQLRIGMFPAVDPDDVSALTQCVDWVVENL from the coding sequence ATGGCTGAACTGATCATTCCTGCCGAACTCAAGCCTCGCGACGGCCGCTTCGGCTGCGGACCCTCCAAGGTGCGCCCCGAGCAACTGACCGCGCTGGCTGCCGCAGGCGATCTGTTCGGCACCTCGCATCGCCAGGCGCCGATCAAGAACCTCGTCGGGCGCGTGCGCGACGGGCTGCGCGAGCTGTTCTCCGCACCCGACGGCTACGAGGTGATCCTGGGCAACGGCGGCTCCACCGCGTTCTGGGACGCCGCCGCGTTCGGCCTGATCGAGAAACGCTCGCTGCACCTGACCTACGGCGAGTTCAGCTCGAAGTTCGCCTCGTGCGTCACCAAGAACCCGTTCATCGACGAGCCGATCGTCGTCAAGACCGACCCCGGCACCGCGCCCGCACCGCAGGCCGACCCGTCGGTCGACGCCATCGCGTGGGCCCACAACGAGACCTCGACGGGTGTCGCGGTGCCCGTGCAGCGCCCCGAGGGCTCCGGTGACGCGCTGGTGCTCATCGACGCCACGTCGGCGGCAGGCGGCCTGCCGGTGAACATCACCGACGTCGACGCGTACTACTTCGCGCCGCAGAAGAACTTCGCGGGCGACGGCGGCCTGTGGCTGGCCGTCATGAGCCCCGCGGCGCTCGCGCGCATCGAGGCCATCAAGGGCTCGGGCCGCTGGGTCCCGGACTTCCTGTCGCTGCCGATCGCGGTCGAGAACAGCCTCAAGAACCAGACCTACAACACGCCCGCGGTCGCGACGCTCATCCTGTTGGCCGAGCAGATCGACTGGCTGCTGGGCAACGGCGGCCTGGACTGGGCCGTCAAGCGCACCGCCGATTCGTCGTCGCGCCTGTACTCGTGGGCCGAGGCGTCGTCGTTCGCGACGCCGTTCGTCACCGATCCCGCCCTGCGCTCGCAGGTGGTCGGCACCGTCGACTTCTCCGACGACGTCGACGCCGCCGCGGTGGCGAAGGTGCTGCGCGCGAACGGCATCGTCGACACCGAGCCCTACCGCAAGCTGGGCCGCAACCAGTTGCGCATCGGCATGTTCCCGGCCGTCGACCCCGACGACGTGAGCGCGCTGACGCAGTGCGTCGACTGGGTCGTCGAGAACCTGTAG
- the sepH gene encoding septation protein SepH, whose amino-acid sequence MRELRVVGLDVDGKRIICETADSAEMFTLRVDDRLRAALRGDKVASNQTEIDLEVQSVLRPKEIQAKIRAGASVEQLAAAAGVPVERVERFAHPVLLERARAAELATAAHPVLADGPSVLTLLETVTKALVARGLDPDAVAWDAWRNEDSRWTVQLAWKAGRSDNVAHFRFTPGSHGGLVTASDDAAHQLINPDFARPLRPVAAVPQLEFEAPQPAQPAAPPQPAQAVPTPEPAPAPEQEPEPAPAPAPKRSRKARATVPAWEDVLLGVRSSGTQR is encoded by the coding sequence ATGCGAGAACTCAGGGTCGTCGGACTGGATGTAGACGGCAAACGCATCATCTGCGAGACCGCCGACTCCGCGGAAATGTTCACTCTGCGTGTGGACGACCGGTTGCGGGCCGCGCTGCGCGGCGACAAGGTCGCCTCGAACCAGACTGAGATCGATCTAGAGGTTCAAAGCGTGCTGCGTCCCAAGGAAATTCAGGCAAAGATCCGCGCCGGCGCATCGGTCGAGCAGTTGGCCGCCGCGGCCGGGGTGCCCGTCGAGCGGGTCGAGCGGTTCGCCCACCCGGTGCTGCTGGAGCGCGCGCGTGCCGCCGAGCTGGCAACCGCGGCGCATCCCGTGCTGGCCGACGGGCCCTCGGTGCTGACGCTGCTGGAGACCGTGACCAAGGCACTGGTGGCGCGCGGGCTCGATCCTGACGCGGTCGCATGGGACGCCTGGCGCAACGAGGACAGCCGCTGGACCGTCCAGCTGGCCTGGAAGGCCGGCCGCTCGGACAACGTCGCCCACTTCCGGTTCACCCCCGGCTCACACGGCGGGCTCGTCACGGCGTCCGACGACGCCGCGCACCAGCTGATCAACCCGGACTTCGCGCGCCCGCTGCGGCCCGTGGCCGCCGTGCCCCAGCTGGAGTTCGAGGCGCCCCAGCCGGCGCAACCGGCCGCGCCGCCACAGCCCGCGCAAGCGGTGCCGACACCGGAACCCGCCCCCGCACCCGAGCAGGAACCCGAGCCCGCACCTGCCCCCGCCCCCAAGCGCAGCCGCAAGGCCAGGGCCACCGTGCCCGCATGGGAGGACGTGCTGCTGGGCGTGCGCTCGTCGGGTACGCAGCGCTGA
- a CDS encoding DUF2537 domain-containing protein, protein MTDDSTPWGTGLTVAGFVAVLLAAAIVVLGVGLIRVHPLLAIGLNMVAVGGLAPTVWGWRNRPVWRWFVLGSAVGVVGGWIALLAVALSGA, encoded by the coding sequence GTGACCGACGATTCGACGCCGTGGGGGACCGGCCTGACGGTGGCCGGGTTCGTCGCCGTGCTGCTGGCCGCGGCGATCGTGGTGCTCGGCGTGGGCCTGATCCGGGTGCATCCGCTGCTCGCGATCGGGCTCAACATGGTCGCGGTCGGCGGTCTGGCGCCCACGGTGTGGGGATGGCGGAACCGCCCGGTGTGGCGCTGGTTCGTGCTCGGGTCCGCCGTCGGCGTCGTCGGTGGCTGGATCGCGCTGCTCGCGGTCGCGCTCAGCGGCGCCTGA